CCTGAAAAAGATGATCAATTTACCATTACTTCCCAAATACAAAATAAAGACAGCGGGTGGGTAAAGCATCCACTGGATGAACAACTTCGAGCCAAAGCACCCAATCAAAAACTCAGAACGATCCCAGTCCGCATGATCTTTAATGATCCTGAACTGAATCTAAGAGCAGAGTACAGTTTATTTGACCGTCAAACAGGACGGCCTGTTTGTGTCGGCAATGGTGAAATCTGCCAACGTATGACCAACCAAGGCATAGAGCAACATCCATGTCCATCTCCTGATCTCTGTCCATTGGCTCAAGGCGGTAACTGCAAGCCGTATGGACGTTTGCACGTGAACCTAGATGAAAGTGATGAACTCGGGACATTTATGTTTAGAACCACTGGCTTTAACAGCATAAGAACTTTAGCCGCACGACTGAGCTATTACCATGCGGCATCGAACGGACTGCTTTCATGTCTACCGTTGCAACTGACGCTTAGAGGTAAGTCCACCACACAAAGTTATCGCACTCCTGTGTATTACGTGGATTTAACACTCAGGGATAGCATCAACCTTCAACAAGCTATTCAAACAGCGAAAGATATTGATCAACAAAGCAAGGCTTCAGGGTTTAACCAACATGCGCTCGATCAAATCGCAAGGCAGGGTTTTGCCAATGCACGCTTTGAGGTGAACAGTGAAGAGAGCTTAGATTTAGTAGAGGAGTTTTATACGGATGAGGTTGCTGAAGTTGAGCAAACGCAGTCTGAGTCGAAAACCAAAGATAAGTCCAAATTCAATCAAGTGGATGGTCTTATACAGAATATTCAGCAAGGTTTGCAGCGGAGTGTGCGGGCGGTGAATTAAATAAAAGGTATCACATGATTCCTTTGAGGATAATTAAAACTTTGATTTTTATATGTAAAATAACTTAGGAAAATTATGGGTTTACAACTTGGTGGTCAATTACAACGACCAAACAAGTTGGATAACTGGTCGCCGGGTGACTCAGAAGATTTAAGGAGCCTAGCACTTATGGAGCGAATGTAGTCCCTCATTGATAACGTCTCAATACTACTGTAAAGAGCATAATATTAATGAGCGGAATAAAAAACCTGAAAGCTTTGGCTTTCAGGTTTTATGCTATCAGGTAGTCGATTATTCAGTATAGTGTTTGCCAAATACCATTTGTACTTCACGTTCGATTTTCAGGGTGAGCTGATCCTTGTATCGAAGCCAAAAGTCACTACCAACTAAATGTGCTTGTAATGCAGCCAAACGGTGTCCCACGTGTAACTGATTGATATTGTAAAAATTGGTTTCCTGTTGTTGGAACAATGGAGCAATACCAGCGTTCAGTGAAGGAAAACAGCCCAATGCAATATGATCAGTAGGTGTATCAATGAAATGTGGTTCTAGGTCTTTGTAAAGTTGAGTTTCACTAAATTTCATCCAATCCGATGAATCTTTTTTCACAAAGAAAATTAACCTATTGATGTGATTTAGATGAATATCAAATTCACGTTTGGATAATACGCCAATTACATCATTACGTTTAGAGTTACGCATAACCAGCTTGATGATTTCATTTGCACGCTCGTTTAAGACATCGTCAACATTCAGTTCGACAAAACCATTGTATTGAGCTGCCTTATTTTGTTCATTGACAGCCTTACGAAGAATGACAAGCGAATGAACC
This genomic window from Acinetobacter sp. TGL-Y2 contains:
- a CDS encoding hydrolase or metal-binding protein, which translates into the protein MIKGLAITPPILGRISIGKMIEKNGKRLPEKDDQFTITSQIQNKDSGWVKHPLDEQLRAKAPNQKLRTIPVRMIFNDPELNLRAEYSLFDRQTGRPVCVGNGEICQRMTNQGIEQHPCPSPDLCPLAQGGNCKPYGRLHVNLDESDELGTFMFRTTGFNSIRTLAARLSYYHAASNGLLSCLPLQLTLRGKSTTQSYRTPVYYVDLTLRDSINLQQAIQTAKDIDQQSKASGFNQHALDQIARQGFANARFEVNSEESLDLVEEFYTDEVAEVEQTQSESKTKDKSKFNQVDGLIQNIQQGLQRSVRAVN